One window of Thalassovita mediterranea genomic DNA carries:
- a CDS encoding DNA photolyase family protein has protein sequence MIVWFRNDLRLADHAALAAAVEANAKIFPVYILEDTVAGGRDLGGASKWWLDKSLKSLRSAISQRGGKLICRKGDAEKILRDLIKETGAEAVFWGRRYTQPEIDRDADIKKALKDDGIDAKSFNTTLLTEPWAYKTTSGGYYKVFTPYWRAVRGSYEAPDPLPAPDKFDGVGIDGDEIESWGLHPSKPDWSKGFDEMWTPGEDGAQERLQDFLDGPIRDYEEMRNRPDEDGTSGLSPHLRHGEISPATIWRAVMGRINRGLKEEESAWSFLSEIVWREFSYVLIYHNPKMGRENYDSKFNVMEWRSSKKDLHRWRKGETGYPIVDAGMRQLWATGWMHNRVRMIVASLLTKHLLLNWTEGEDWFWDTLVDADPASNAAGWQWTAGSGADASPYFRVFNPITQGQKFDQTGAYVRHWCPELKKLPNKHLHAPWEAGRDVLKKAGIELGSTYPKPIIAHKEGRQRALDAWEALKEKQD, from the coding sequence GTGATCGTCTGGTTTCGGAACGATCTTCGGCTGGCAGATCATGCGGCCCTTGCAGCCGCTGTCGAAGCGAATGCGAAGATATTCCCCGTCTATATTCTCGAAGATACGGTTGCTGGCGGCCGCGATCTTGGCGGCGCATCGAAATGGTGGCTGGATAAATCGCTGAAGTCGCTTCGCTCAGCTATTTCGCAACGCGGCGGAAAGCTGATCTGCCGGAAGGGCGATGCCGAGAAAATCCTGCGTGACCTAATCAAGGAAACCGGCGCCGAAGCGGTTTTCTGGGGACGCAGATACACGCAGCCCGAGATCGACCGTGACGCGGACATCAAGAAAGCGCTCAAGGATGACGGCATTGACGCAAAGAGCTTCAACACCACGCTTCTGACCGAGCCGTGGGCGTACAAGACGACGTCTGGCGGCTACTACAAGGTATTCACGCCCTACTGGCGCGCCGTGCGCGGCAGCTATGAAGCGCCCGACCCGCTACCCGCGCCGGATAAGTTCGATGGCGTCGGCATCGATGGGGACGAGATTGAGAGCTGGGGCCTGCATCCAAGCAAGCCCGATTGGTCCAAAGGCTTCGACGAGATGTGGACCCCGGGCGAGGATGGTGCGCAGGAGAGATTGCAGGACTTTCTCGACGGCCCGATCCGCGACTATGAGGAAATGCGCAATCGTCCCGATGAGGATGGCACGTCAGGCCTCTCCCCTCACCTGCGACATGGCGAGATCAGCCCGGCGACGATCTGGCGGGCAGTTATGGGGCGCATCAATCGCGGCCTGAAGGAAGAGGAAAGCGCCTGGTCATTCCTCTCCGAAATCGTCTGGCGTGAATTTTCCTATGTCCTGATTTATCATAACCCGAAGATGGGACGTGAGAATTACGACAGTAAATTCAATGTGATGGAGTGGAGATCCAGTAAAAAGGATCTTCACCGCTGGCGGAAAGGCGAAACCGGCTATCCGATCGTCGATGCGGGTATGCGCCAGCTTTGGGCAACAGGCTGGATGCATAATCGCGTCCGGATGATCGTGGCCTCCCTGCTGACCAAACACCTGCTCCTTAACTGGACCGAAGGCGAAGACTGGTTCTGGGACACGCTTGTCGATGCGGATCCTGCATCGAATGCAGCCGGTTGGCAGTGGACGGCCGGATCTGGCGCAGATGCATCGCCCTATTTCCGGGTCTTCAACCCAATCACGCAGGGCCAGAAGTTCGACCAGACCGGTGCCTACGTGCGTCATTGGTGCCCGGAGCTGAAGAAGCTTCCCAACAAGCATCTCCATGCACCCTGGGAGGCGGGCCGCGACGTACTGAAGAAAGCGGGCATTGAGCTTGGGAGCACCTATCCCAAACCGATTATCGCACACAAGGAAGGGCGCCAGCGTGCGCTTGATGCCTGGGAAGCGCTTAAGGAAAAGCAGGACTGA
- a CDS encoding FAD-dependent oxidoreductase, producing MKKIAVIGSGITGLGAAYALKDTADVTVFEARERAGGHAHTRTIDYDGHELNVDVGFIVYNGRNYPNLTGFFDALGVETEQSDMSFAVSNEDGFEWASTVKGMFARKRNLLRPRFHKFWRTILKFNDIAREDLAAGRIGNETLGVWLNQKGFSEDFKQNYILPMGGAIWSTPPSEMLDYPALSFFRFFENHRLMHAERPKWRTVTGGSRQYVDKAAEVLGSRLRLSAPVKQVSPFGQHVRVTTEDGREHLFDDVILAVHSDTARQMLAPAFEDQRFLLNSVGYRPNRIYLHRDPTYMPDRNAAWASWNVIQKYSDGENICLTYWMNLLQNLPKDCPLFVTLNPSVPPAADKVFHEVTFDHPQFDAPAAAACRSLERIQGDRGLWLAGAWLGSGFHEDGLKSGLRAALSLGGRVPWAAEGVELVVPSTERAISADAKAAGAAAQ from the coding sequence ATGAAGAAAATTGCTGTCATCGGCTCAGGCATTACCGGTCTTGGCGCTGCCTATGCACTGAAAGACACGGCTGACGTCACCGTGTTTGAAGCGCGTGAGCGCGCCGGTGGTCATGCTCACACGCGGACCATCGACTATGACGGGCATGAGCTGAACGTCGATGTCGGCTTCATCGTCTATAATGGCCGCAACTATCCCAACCTCACAGGTTTCTTCGATGCGCTGGGCGTGGAGACAGAGCAAAGCGATATGAGCTTTGCAGTGTCGAATGAAGACGGGTTCGAGTGGGCTTCGACCGTAAAAGGCATGTTCGCCCGCAAGCGGAACCTGTTGCGACCTCGGTTTCACAAATTCTGGCGCACGATCCTCAAATTCAACGACATTGCCCGCGAGGACCTTGCGGCCGGACGGATCGGCAATGAGACGCTGGGTGTGTGGCTGAACCAGAAAGGGTTCAGCGAGGACTTCAAGCAGAACTATATCCTTCCGATGGGCGGCGCGATCTGGTCGACGCCCCCTTCAGAGATGCTGGACTATCCGGCGCTAAGTTTCTTCCGCTTTTTTGAGAACCATCGCCTGATGCATGCCGAGCGCCCAAAATGGCGCACGGTGACTGGTGGGTCCAGGCAATATGTCGACAAGGCGGCGGAGGTGCTTGGCTCCCGCTTGCGCCTCAGCGCGCCGGTAAAACAAGTCAGCCCCTTCGGCCAGCATGTGCGGGTGACGACCGAGGATGGTCGTGAGCACTTGTTTGACGATGTTATTCTTGCCGTTCATTCCGATACGGCCCGCCAGATGCTGGCGCCGGCTTTCGAGGATCAACGCTTCCTGCTGAACTCGGTCGGGTACCGCCCAAATCGCATCTATCTGCACCGGGATCCGACTTACATGCCCGACAGGAACGCAGCCTGGGCGAGCTGGAACGTCATCCAGAAGTATTCCGACGGCGAGAATATCTGCCTCACCTACTGGATGAACCTGCTTCAGAATTTGCCAAAAGATTGCCCATTGTTCGTGACCCTGAACCCGTCCGTGCCACCTGCGGCAGACAAGGTTTTCCATGAGGTGACGTTCGATCACCCGCAATTCGACGCACCGGCCGCTGCGGCCTGCCGCTCGCTGGAGCGAATTCAGGGCGATAGGGGGCTCTGGCTTGCGGGCGCGTGGCTCGGGTCGGGCTTCCATGAGGATGGGCTGAAGAGCGGTCTTCGCGCGGCGCTCTCGCTTGGCGGACGGGTCCCTTGGGCCGCTGAGGGCGTCGAACTCGTCGTACCGTCAACGGAACGAGCCATATCTGCGGATGCCAAGGCAGCCGGGGCCGCGGCGCAGTGA
- a CDS encoding DUF1365 domain-containing protein produces MSDTAPALKLHQGETVHRRFTPFVSDFSYRVFMVEVDVDRLEDARRQCRLFGVDEGALFGFRTDEHGAQGGQSLRGWAHERLLEAGVDASALKLKLITFPRHLFYKFAPISVWIAEDEEARPAGVIYEVRNTFGERHVYVAAADGAWSKHAADKIFHVSPFFDVSGKYEFSLQRDENMLRLGVSTVSDGGVKHMATLSTKAAPATDQALLRKAIFMPLSTLGVTLAIHWEALKLWLKGANYHSKPHQAQQRVSVATPSGRVLKEKHQ; encoded by the coding sequence GTGAGCGACACCGCCCCTGCACTGAAGCTGCACCAGGGTGAAACGGTGCACCGGCGGTTCACGCCGTTTGTGTCGGACTTTAGCTATCGCGTCTTCATGGTCGAAGTTGATGTCGACCGGCTGGAAGATGCGCGTCGTCAGTGTCGCTTATTTGGTGTCGATGAAGGCGCGCTTTTTGGCTTTCGGACAGATGAGCATGGCGCCCAGGGTGGGCAGTCATTGCGGGGCTGGGCACACGAGCGGCTGCTGGAGGCGGGCGTGGACGCGTCTGCGCTCAAGCTGAAGCTCATCACTTTTCCCCGGCACCTGTTTTACAAGTTTGCGCCCATCTCCGTCTGGATTGCGGAGGACGAGGAGGCACGCCCTGCCGGCGTTATTTACGAAGTGCGCAACACGTTCGGCGAACGCCACGTCTATGTCGCCGCCGCTGATGGCGCATGGAGCAAGCATGCCGCAGACAAGATCTTCCATGTCTCGCCATTCTTCGACGTCTCGGGAAAGTATGAGTTCTCGCTTCAGCGCGACGAAAACATGCTGCGCCTTGGCGTGAGCACAGTCTCAGACGGCGGCGTCAAACATATGGCGACCCTGTCGACCAAAGCTGCCCCGGCAACCGACCAGGCGCTTCTCCGCAAGGCCATCTTCATGCCGCTCTCCACGCTGGGGGTAACCTTGGCGATCCACTGGGAGGCTTTGAAGCTTTGGCTGAAGGGCGCAAACTATCATTCCAAACCGCATCAGGCGCAGCAAAGGGTGTCTGTTGCGACACCATCAGGCCGTGTCTTGAAGGAGAAACACCAATGA
- a CDS encoding cyclopropane-fatty-acyl-phospholipid synthase family protein: MNQQSGEIRATVSTLRQLSGVPAGFRLAGLFLLRTENGSLRFNLPDGRSVLFDQGNPGPHAVVDVHEFGFAKRALAGGDIGFAESYMDGEWSTPDLTAVLEYFSENFEAAGKLAVGGSLVRGINKLRHMFNRNSRAGARRNIMAHYDLGNDFYSAWLDETMTYSSALFDKPNLSLEQAQTAKYKGIADQLAAGPDSELLEIGCGWGGFAEYAAKARGSKVTCLTISEAQRDYAAARMQREGLSDRVEIRLEDYRDHQGKYDGVASIEMFEAVGEAYWPSYFEKVRESLKDDAKAALQIITIEDRLFRRYRKRTDFIQRYIFPGGMLPSEVALRESLSNAGLRFDAVHYFGQDYARTLKLWADRFEEAWDKIQTFGFDERFRRLWRFYLSYCEAGFGNGRINVGQFQLSRA; encoded by the coding sequence ATGAACCAGCAGTCAGGCGAAATTCGCGCAACAGTCTCGACGCTAAGACAACTGTCCGGTGTTCCCGCGGGCTTCCGGCTTGCGGGGCTCTTCCTGCTTCGAACAGAGAATGGCTCGCTTCGCTTCAATCTGCCGGATGGGCGTTCGGTGCTGTTCGATCAGGGAAATCCCGGTCCGCATGCTGTGGTCGACGTCCACGAGTTTGGTTTCGCTAAACGTGCTCTCGCGGGCGGCGATATCGGCTTTGCCGAAAGCTATATGGACGGCGAATGGTCCACGCCGGACCTGACAGCGGTCCTGGAATATTTCTCGGAGAATTTCGAGGCGGCTGGAAAGCTAGCCGTTGGTGGCTCGCTCGTGAGGGGGATCAACAAGCTACGCCATATGTTCAACCGCAACAGCCGCGCCGGTGCGCGCCGAAACATCATGGCGCACTATGATCTCGGGAATGATTTCTACTCGGCCTGGCTCGATGAGACGATGACCTACTCGTCTGCCCTGTTTGACAAGCCAAACCTGTCTCTGGAGCAGGCCCAGACGGCCAAATATAAAGGTATCGCCGATCAGCTTGCTGCCGGGCCTGATAGCGAACTGCTCGAGATTGGCTGCGGCTGGGGCGGGTTCGCCGAATATGCGGCCAAGGCGCGTGGGTCAAAGGTGACATGTCTCACCATATCCGAAGCTCAGCGGGACTATGCAGCTGCCCGGATGCAGAGAGAGGGACTGTCGGACCGTGTAGAGATCCGTCTGGAGGATTACCGCGACCATCAGGGCAAATATGATGGCGTTGCCTCTATCGAAATGTTCGAGGCGGTCGGTGAAGCGTACTGGCCGAGCTATTTCGAGAAGGTGCGTGAGAGCTTGAAGGATGATGCGAAAGCTGCGCTCCAGATTATCACGATCGAGGACCGACTGTTCCGTCGATACCGCAAGCGGACCGACTTCATCCAGCGCTACATTTTCCCGGGTGGCATGTTGCCAAGCGAAGTGGCGCTTCGAGAGTCGCTGAGCAATGCGGGGCTTCGCTTCGATGCCGTGCACTATTTCGGACAGGACTATGCCCGCACGCTGAAGCTATGGGCTGATCGCTTTGAAGAGGCCTGGGACAAGATCCAGACTTTCGGGTTCGATGAGCGCTTTCGTCGTTTGTGGCGCTTCTATCTCAGCTATTGTGAGGCTGGTTTCGGGAATGGCCGGATCAATGTCGGCCAGTTCCAGCTATCGCGGGCATAA
- a CDS encoding cupin domain-containing protein: protein MSNVDTYHAFMLDYATGNLSASMSLAATLHRLMSEEGDEIARVWEAVRANINPTGEDHQEAIYRMEDIATEIINTDYNTVMWRKGISGARFCKLPENSGSLMRLEPGDRVFAHGHSTLEAMIVLEGCLEDGRDTFEAGELVLATPGERHRPAASGNKACTCFVARADTPFWRFT, encoded by the coding sequence ATGTCCAACGTCGACACATATCACGCCTTCATGCTGGACTATGCGACCGGCAATCTGTCGGCCAGCATGAGCCTCGCGGCGACCCTGCATCGCCTCATGTCAGAGGAGGGCGACGAGATTGCGCGTGTCTGGGAAGCGGTTCGCGCCAATATCAATCCGACCGGTGAAGATCATCAGGAAGCCATCTACCGGATGGAGGACATCGCCACCGAGATCATCAATACTGACTATAACACCGTCATGTGGCGCAAGGGCATATCTGGGGCCCGCTTCTGCAAGCTGCCAGAAAATAGCGGATCGCTGATGCGGCTGGAGCCGGGCGACCGGGTGTTCGCACACGGACACAGCACGCTGGAAGCGATGATCGTTCTGGAGGGCTGCCTCGAAGACGGGCGCGACACGTTCGAGGCTGGAGAACTGGTTCTCGCGACGCCCGGAGAGCGCCACCGCCCCGCCGCATCCGGGAACAAGGCATGTACCTGCTTCGTTGCTCGTGCAGATACGCCATTCTGGAGATTCACGTGA
- a CDS encoding cysteine synthase A → MILNSVLDAIGNTPLIKLQRVSEETGCTILGKAEFLNPGQSVKDRAALGIVRDAERSGALKPGGTIVEGTAGNTGIGLALVGSALGYRVVIVMPRTQSQEKKLAVKLLGAELIEVDAVPYSNPNHYARYSGKLAEELAKTEPNGAIWANQFDNTANLEAHYATTGPEIWQQTDGKVDGFICAVGSGGTLAGVAKYLQEQSKDVKIGIADPGGAALYEYFKNGELKSEGTSITEGIGQGRITKNIEDLKVDYAYRCQDDEALNILYDLILHEGLCLGGSAGINIAGAVRLAKDLGPGHTIVTILCDYGNRYQSKLYNPEFLRSKDLPVPPWMEEA, encoded by the coding sequence ATGATCCTCAACTCGGTTCTCGACGCGATCGGGAATACACCACTCATCAAACTGCAGCGGGTTTCAGAGGAAACCGGATGCACCATTCTCGGCAAGGCCGAATTCCTCAATCCGGGCCAGTCTGTAAAGGACCGCGCGGCGCTGGGCATTGTCCGCGACGCAGAGCGCTCTGGCGCGCTGAAGCCGGGCGGCACGATTGTCGAAGGTACGGCCGGTAATACCGGCATTGGCCTCGCTCTGGTGGGCAGTGCACTTGGCTACCGCGTCGTGATCGTGATGCCGCGCACGCAGAGCCAGGAAAAGAAGCTGGCCGTGAAGCTGCTTGGTGCGGAATTGATCGAGGTGGATGCGGTCCCCTACTCCAACCCCAATCACTATGCGCGCTATTCCGGAAAGCTCGCCGAAGAACTCGCCAAGACAGAGCCGAATGGTGCGATCTGGGCAAACCAGTTCGACAATACTGCGAACCTTGAGGCGCACTATGCGACGACGGGTCCTGAAATCTGGCAGCAGACCGACGGCAAGGTCGACGGGTTCATCTGCGCGGTCGGCTCAGGCGGCACGCTCGCTGGCGTTGCGAAATACCTTCAGGAGCAGAGCAAGGACGTAAAGATCGGGATCGCTGATCCCGGCGGCGCGGCGCTCTATGAGTACTTCAAGAATGGCGAGCTGAAATCAGAAGGCACGTCGATTACCGAAGGTATCGGTCAGGGCCGTATCACCAAGAATATCGAGGACCTGAAGGTCGACTATGCCTATCGGTGTCAGGATGACGAGGCGCTGAACATCCTCTACGACCTAATCCTGCATGAAGGCCTTTGCCTTGGCGGGTCTGCCGGTATCAACATTGCGGGCGCCGTCCGCCTCGCAAAGGACCTTGGCCCGGGCCACACGATCGTGACGATCCTCTGCGACTACGGCAATCGCTACCAGTCGAAGCTCTACAATCCTGAATTCCTGCGCAGCAAGGACCTGCCCGTTCCGCCATGGATGGAGGAAGCCTGA
- a CDS encoding sulfurtransferase has product MADGSPLVSAAWLKDNLKAPDLRVVDASWFPSWTASAGAGRQSYDRGHIPGAVYFDIDEISDTESNLPHMMPDSVKFSSRVRKLGIGDGNRVVVYDANDFFASARVWWMFRVMGHKDVYVLNGGLRAWEAEGGELEDLPPVITGGRHFTPRVRSDLIKSREQVAAASASGDTPILDARPAGRFSGTEKEPRPDLPSGHIPGSGNVPSGKLVGADGKLVSKDQIKALLGDHAGGPAIASCGSGVSAAVIALALAEIGNWDVAVYDGSWSEWASHPESEIATASA; this is encoded by the coding sequence ATGGCTGATGGATCACCGCTCGTTTCAGCGGCTTGGCTGAAAGATAATCTGAAGGCGCCCGACCTTCGCGTCGTCGATGCGAGCTGGTTCCCAAGCTGGACGGCAAGTGCCGGTGCGGGGCGCCAGTCTTATGACCGGGGGCATATTCCGGGCGCGGTTTATTTCGACATTGACGAGATCAGCGACACGGAAAGCAATCTGCCGCACATGATGCCGGATTCAGTGAAGTTCTCATCGCGTGTTCGCAAGCTCGGCATCGGTGATGGAAACCGGGTCGTCGTTTACGATGCGAATGACTTCTTTGCGTCCGCGCGCGTCTGGTGGATGTTCCGCGTCATGGGACACAAGGATGTGTACGTGCTGAACGGCGGTTTGCGTGCCTGGGAGGCAGAGGGCGGCGAACTTGAAGACCTGCCGCCTGTGATCACTGGCGGGCGGCACTTTACGCCGCGCGTGCGCTCAGACCTCATCAAGTCGCGCGAGCAGGTCGCCGCCGCATCAGCGTCTGGTGACACACCGATCCTCGATGCCCGCCCTGCGGGCCGCTTTTCCGGGACTGAGAAAGAGCCACGCCCGGATCTGCCCTCTGGGCACATCCCCGGCAGCGGAAACGTCCCTTCCGGCAAGCTGGTTGGCGCGGACGGCAAGCTCGTCTCGAAGGACCAGATCAAGGCGCTGCTGGGCGATCACGCCGGTGGGCCGGCTATTGCAAGTTGCGGATCTGGCGTTTCAGCCGCAGTCATTGCGCTCGCTCTGGCCGAGATCGGCAATTGGGACGTCGCTGTCTACGATGGCTCCTGGTCGGAATGGGCCTCCCACCCAGAGAGCGAGATTGCGACCGCATCGGCATGA
- the metC gene encoding cystathionine beta-lyase, translated as MKLPTRLIHNRKGNPERRTVNPPVERASTVLLPDRQSLYGGGTGYGRMGLSVHRELEAALCELEGGKYARLTPSGLSACAVAIASVVKAGDHVLLSDSVYGPTRRFCEKRLPTMGISAARFNPRDPEALKAAITPETRLIVLESPGSLTFEISDTPAIVEIARKTSITTVMDNTWGAGVFHRPLDLGVDISLQALTKYVVGHADAFGGAVVTNDKKHAVAIEALTEDWGISLGPDDAYAALRGTRTLGTRLKAHEASALEIANWLDTQDDVSLVIHPALPNHPDHEIWKRDFSGSCGLFGFLLDAPEDAHVDAFLSALKLFKMGFSWGGFESLIIPCDEQLTRLPEDWTQARQGRLVRLHAGLEDPADLVADLAHAFAVLHHVKNT; from the coding sequence ATGAAACTTCCGACCCGGCTCATCCATAACCGCAAGGGCAATCCCGAGCGGCGCACCGTAAACCCACCTGTCGAGCGTGCATCGACTGTGCTCCTGCCGGACCGGCAATCGCTTTATGGCGGCGGGACCGGGTATGGCCGGATGGGTCTGTCGGTGCACCGGGAGCTGGAAGCGGCTTTGTGTGAGCTGGAAGGTGGCAAGTATGCGCGGCTGACGCCTTCGGGCCTGAGTGCCTGCGCCGTGGCGATCGCGTCTGTCGTGAAGGCCGGCGACCACGTGCTGCTCTCAGATTCTGTGTATGGGCCCACGAGGCGCTTCTGTGAGAAGCGCCTGCCGACGATGGGTATCAGCGCCGCACGCTTTAATCCGCGCGACCCTGAGGCGTTGAAGGCGGCCATCACGCCAGAGACCAGATTGATCGTGCTCGAATCGCCGGGGTCTCTCACCTTCGAGATTTCGGACACGCCGGCCATTGTCGAGATTGCGCGCAAGACAAGTATTACGACGGTGATGGACAATACCTGGGGCGCTGGCGTGTTTCATCGCCCGCTCGATCTCGGCGTCGATATCTCGCTTCAGGCGCTCACCAAATATGTGGTGGGCCATGCGGATGCTTTTGGCGGCGCGGTTGTGACGAATGACAAGAAGCATGCCGTGGCAATCGAAGCTCTGACAGAAGACTGGGGCATATCGCTCGGGCCGGATGATGCCTATGCGGCGCTGAGGGGCACACGCACGCTGGGCACTCGGTTGAAAGCGCATGAAGCAAGTGCGCTCGAGATCGCGAACTGGCTGGACACGCAGGATGATGTCAGCCTTGTCATCCACCCTGCCCTGCCCAACCATCCCGATCACGAGATCTGGAAGCGGGACTTTTCAGGAAGTTGCGGTCTGTTTGGCTTTCTTCTGGATGCGCCAGAAGACGCCCATGTAGATGCTTTCCTGTCAGCGCTGAAACTCTTCAAGATGGGCTTCTCCTGGGGCGGTTTTGAAAGCCTGATCATCCCTTGCGATGAGCAGCTGACACGGCTGCCGGAAGACTGGACGCAGGCCCGTCAGGGGCGGCTTGTGAGGCTCCATGCAGGCCTTGAAGACCCTGCCGATCTTGTCGCTGATCTGGCTCACGCATTCGCCGTCTTACATCACGTAAAAAATACTTGA